The following proteins are encoded in a genomic region of Nocardioides sp. cx-173:
- a CDS encoding restriction endonuclease subunit S produces the protein MSRIDDLISEFCPDGVEFRALGDVGTFLRGSGLQKKDFVEDGFPCIHYGQIYTFYGTSTTTTKSFITPTLAATLKKAAPGDLVVTTTSENVEDVCTAVAWLGDTDIAIGGHACVFKHSLDPMYAAYYFQTERFEIQKRRFVSGTKVKDIKAADIARIQIPVPPLAVQREIVSILDNMERLQAELQAELNARSCQYEFYRDALLKDARHQSMTLGDIGRVAMCKRIFKHETSSTGEIPFYKIGTFGRTPNSFIEREVFEDYRARFPFPRPGAVLVSASGTIGRVVVYDGRDAYFQDSNIVWLEHDESVVTDAYLRHWYGVIQWGATDGGTIARLYNSNILNATIMVPSLDEQERIVAILDRLDALVNSPSIGLPAEIAARRQQYEYYRDRLLTFPERSDAA, from the coding sequence GTGAGCCGCATCGACGACCTGATCTCGGAGTTCTGTCCCGACGGCGTCGAGTTCCGAGCGCTCGGCGACGTCGGGACGTTCCTGCGCGGGAGCGGTCTCCAGAAGAAGGATTTCGTGGAGGACGGCTTTCCGTGCATCCACTACGGACAGATCTACACGTTCTACGGCACCTCGACCACGACGACGAAGTCGTTCATCACGCCGACCCTGGCGGCGACCTTGAAGAAGGCCGCCCCAGGTGACTTGGTGGTGACGACCACCAGTGAGAACGTTGAGGACGTCTGCACGGCAGTCGCGTGGTTGGGGGACACCGACATCGCCATCGGTGGTCACGCGTGCGTGTTCAAGCACTCGCTCGACCCGATGTACGCCGCCTACTACTTCCAGACCGAGCGATTCGAGATTCAGAAGCGCAGGTTCGTCAGTGGCACCAAGGTCAAGGACATCAAAGCGGCCGACATTGCACGCATCCAGATCCCGGTCCCGCCCCTCGCAGTCCAGCGCGAGATCGTCTCGATTCTCGACAACATGGAAAGACTGCAAGCGGAGCTGCAAGCAGAGTTGAATGCGCGCTCCTGTCAGTACGAGTTCTACCGCGACGCGCTTCTCAAGGATGCTCGGCATCAATCGATGACTTTGGGCGACATCGGACGTGTTGCGATGTGCAAGCGCATCTTCAAGCACGAGACGTCGTCCACTGGCGAAATCCCTTTCTACAAGATCGGCACCTTTGGAAGGACACCTAACTCCTTTATCGAGCGAGAAGTCTTCGAGGATTACCGAGCGCGTTTCCCGTTTCCCCGGCCCGGCGCCGTTCTCGTCTCAGCATCGGGAACCATCGGGCGCGTGGTGGTGTATGACGGCCGTGACGCGTACTTTCAGGACTCGAACATCGTTTGGTTGGAACACGATGAGTCGGTCGTGACCGACGCTTACCTCAGACACTGGTACGGGGTTATTCAATGGGGCGCAACGGACGGCGGGACCATCGCCCGGCTCTATAACAGCAACATATTGAATGCCACCATCATGGTGCCCTCGCTTGACGAGCAGGAGCGCATCGTCGCGATCCTGGACAGGTTGGATGCCCTCGTCAATAGCCCGTCGATCGGCCTGCCCGCCGAGATCGCTGCCCGTCGCCAGCAGTACGAGTACTACCGCGACAGGCTCCTGACCTTCCCCGAGAGGTCGGATGCGGCATGA
- a CDS encoding type I restriction-modification system subunit M: MTSTTKEIERAELHKTIWRIANDMRGSVDGWDFKTYVLGILFYRFISENLTAYLNEAERKAGDADFDYRRLPNANAEFGREETVKEKGLYILPQDLFANVRERARTDENLNETLSRVFTNIEASAVGAGSEDDIKGLFADLDVNSGKLGPTVAKRNEKLVKLLDAIGDLDFGNDGFTHNTIDAFGDAYEYLMGMYAANAGKSGGEYYTPQEVSELLARITVVGKTEVNKVYDPACGSGSLLLQFNKVLPGGVRRGFFGQEINLTTYNLCRINMFLHDVNYEQFDIAHGDTLIDPAHWDDEPFEAIVSNPPYSIRWEGDANPLLINDERFAPAGVLAPKSKADLAFTMHMLHWLAVDGTAAIVEFPGVLYRGGAEQKIRKYLIDNNYVDAVIQLPPDLFFGTTIATCVIVLKKSKTDNKVLFVDASAEFARQGNKNKLTDEHQQKILDAFTAREDVAHFATLVDHATIAENNYNIAVSSYVEAEDTQVAVDIAELNTEIARIVERQTKLRTEIDAIVAELEAQA, translated from the coding sequence ATGACCAGCACCACCAAGGAAATCGAGCGCGCAGAGCTCCACAAGACCATCTGGCGGATCGCCAACGACATGCGTGGCAGCGTCGACGGCTGGGACTTCAAGACGTACGTCCTGGGGATCCTGTTCTACCGGTTCATCTCCGAGAACCTCACCGCCTACCTCAACGAGGCCGAGCGCAAGGCCGGGGACGCCGACTTCGACTACCGCCGTCTACCGAACGCCAACGCGGAGTTCGGCCGCGAGGAGACGGTCAAGGAGAAGGGCCTCTACATCCTTCCTCAGGACCTCTTCGCCAACGTCCGCGAGCGCGCCCGCACCGATGAGAACCTCAACGAGACCCTTTCGCGGGTCTTTACCAACATCGAGGCCTCGGCAGTGGGCGCCGGTTCCGAGGACGACATCAAGGGCCTCTTCGCCGACCTCGACGTCAACAGCGGCAAGCTCGGCCCGACGGTGGCCAAGCGCAACGAGAAGCTGGTCAAGCTGCTCGACGCGATCGGCGACCTCGACTTCGGCAACGACGGCTTCACTCACAACACCATCGACGCCTTCGGCGACGCCTACGAATATCTGATGGGCATGTACGCCGCCAACGCCGGCAAGTCCGGCGGCGAGTACTACACACCCCAGGAGGTCTCCGAACTCCTGGCGCGGATCACCGTGGTCGGCAAGACCGAGGTCAACAAGGTGTACGACCCCGCGTGCGGCTCCGGGTCCCTGCTGCTGCAGTTCAACAAGGTGTTGCCCGGCGGGGTCCGCAGGGGCTTCTTCGGTCAGGAGATCAACCTGACCACCTACAACCTGTGCCGGATCAACATGTTCCTGCACGACGTCAACTACGAGCAGTTCGACATCGCCCACGGCGACACGCTGATCGACCCGGCCCACTGGGACGACGAGCCGTTCGAAGCGATCGTGTCCAACCCGCCCTATTCGATCAGGTGGGAGGGCGACGCGAACCCGCTGCTGATCAACGACGAGCGCTTCGCCCCGGCCGGTGTGCTGGCCCCGAAGTCGAAGGCCGACCTGGCTTTCACGATGCACATGCTGCACTGGCTCGCCGTCGATGGCACGGCGGCGATCGTCGAGTTCCCCGGCGTGCTCTACCGCGGTGGCGCAGAGCAGAAGATCCGCAAGTACCTCATCGATAACAACTACGTCGACGCGGTGATCCAGTTGCCTCCGGATCTCTTCTTCGGCACCACGATAGCCACCTGCGTGATCGTTTTGAAGAAGTCGAAGACCGACAACAAGGTGCTTTTCGTCGACGCCTCGGCGGAGTTCGCCCGCCAGGGCAACAAGAACAAGCTCACCGACGAGCACCAGCAGAAGATCCTGGACGCCTTCACGGCCCGCGAGGACGTCGCCCACTTCGCGACGCTCGTCGACCACGCCACGATCGCGGAGAACAACTACAACATCGCGGTCAGCTCCTATGTCGAGGCCGAGGACACCCAGGTCGCCGTCGACATCGCCGAACTGAACACCGAGATCGCCCGGATCGTCGAGCGCCAGACCAAGCTGCGCACCGAAATCGACGCGATCGTCGCCGAGTTGGAGGCGCAGGCGTGA
- a CDS encoding DUF262 domain-containing protein, with product MKAVDANLLDLLKKATQFVVPIYQRVYSWDPSECEQLWKDIVRAGSSDTIGAHFTGSIVYVEKAQGNIAQAEPALIIDGQQRTTTVTLLLAAIAAHLDGLPAAEQEPVDGFAPRKIRGLWLTNEYESGDKFFKLILSQSDNEALKAVVRKDPLPSDNRSRVIANYQYFVAKLKDPKTDLAAVCKGISKLVVVDVHLARGVDNPQLVFEAMNSTGKKLSQADLIRNFVLMDLEPSHQTHLYEGYWFPMEQAFKGTNERRFDEFVRHFLTVRTGTIPRLEDIYDAFKVYVDSQALIGVSCEDVVIDLSRTSAYFVKMALGKETNPQLAMRFVELEQLKAVVVYPFLLRVYEDYEAQKLTTIEFSQLLDAVISYLFRRTICRVPTNSLRSTFAALASQMVPGAYVEAIWGRFLTLDSYKRFPDDEEFAKHLRDENLYGLQRAPYFFTKMENDSHKEPISIGDYSIEHVMPQNEKLSPAWQAMLGADWRDVQSRLLHTLGNLTLTGYNPELSDKPFIDKRDMAGGFKDSHLQLNKDLAELDTWNETEIVKRAERLAQQAVRLWKRPSLSPEVLADYRVQFKQEQGFDWSVAHEILSLIPEGRWTGYYYLGEAIGTSAQAVANHVSKCTLCAHPYRVLTWDGRIAEGFAWTDPDDTRDPQTVLESEGLVFTDGCADPDAKLAAEDLTALIEEVA from the coding sequence GTGAAAGCCGTCGACGCCAACCTGCTCGATCTGTTGAAGAAGGCGACCCAGTTCGTGGTGCCGATCTACCAGCGGGTCTACTCCTGGGATCCCAGTGAATGCGAGCAGCTCTGGAAGGACATCGTCCGCGCGGGCAGCAGCGACACCATCGGCGCCCACTTCACCGGCTCGATCGTGTACGTCGAGAAGGCCCAGGGCAACATCGCGCAGGCCGAGCCGGCCCTGATCATCGACGGCCAGCAGCGCACCACCACGGTGACCTTGCTTCTCGCCGCGATCGCTGCTCACCTCGACGGCCTCCCAGCCGCGGAACAGGAGCCAGTCGACGGCTTCGCTCCCCGCAAGATCCGCGGCCTGTGGCTCACGAACGAGTACGAGAGCGGCGACAAGTTCTTCAAGCTGATCCTGTCCCAGAGCGACAATGAAGCGCTGAAGGCCGTGGTGCGCAAGGACCCGCTGCCCTCGGACAACCGTTCGCGCGTGATTGCGAACTACCAGTACTTCGTCGCCAAGCTCAAGGATCCGAAGACCGATCTGGCGGCTGTGTGCAAGGGCATCAGCAAGCTGGTGGTCGTCGACGTCCACCTCGCGCGCGGCGTCGACAACCCGCAGCTCGTCTTCGAGGCGATGAACTCGACCGGCAAGAAGCTCTCGCAGGCCGACCTCATCCGCAACTTCGTGCTCATGGACCTTGAGCCGAGCCATCAGACTCATCTGTACGAGGGTTACTGGTTCCCGATGGAGCAGGCGTTCAAAGGCACGAATGAGCGCCGCTTCGACGAGTTCGTCCGACACTTCCTGACCGTCCGGACAGGCACGATCCCGCGGCTTGAAGACATCTACGACGCCTTCAAGGTGTACGTCGACAGCCAGGCGCTCATCGGCGTCAGCTGCGAAGACGTCGTGATCGACCTCAGCCGTACCTCGGCCTACTTCGTCAAGATGGCCTTGGGCAAGGAGACCAACCCCCAGCTCGCGATGCGGTTCGTGGAGTTGGAGCAACTCAAGGCCGTCGTGGTCTACCCATTCCTGCTGCGCGTTTACGAGGACTACGAAGCCCAGAAGCTCACCACGATTGAGTTCTCACAGCTGCTCGACGCTGTCATCTCCTACCTCTTCCGGCGCACCATCTGCCGAGTGCCCACCAACTCACTGCGCAGCACCTTCGCGGCGCTCGCCAGCCAGATGGTCCCTGGGGCGTATGTCGAGGCCATCTGGGGACGTTTCCTGACACTCGACAGCTACAAGCGCTTCCCCGACGACGAGGAGTTCGCGAAGCATCTGCGCGACGAAAACCTCTACGGGCTTCAGCGTGCCCCGTATTTCTTCACCAAGATGGAGAACGACAGCCACAAGGAACCGATCAGCATCGGCGACTACTCCATCGAGCACGTCATGCCGCAGAACGAGAAGCTCTCGCCCGCCTGGCAGGCGATGCTGGGCGCCGACTGGCGGGACGTCCAGTCTCGCTTGCTGCACACGCTCGGCAACCTGACTTTGACCGGCTACAACCCCGAGCTGTCGGACAAACCGTTCATCGACAAGCGCGACATGGCCGGGGGCTTCAAGGACAGCCACCTCCAGCTGAATAAGGATCTCGCCGAGCTCGACACCTGGAACGAGACCGAGATCGTCAAGCGCGCTGAGAGGCTCGCGCAGCAGGCCGTCCGCCTCTGGAAGCGGCCCTCGTTGTCACCTGAGGTCCTGGCTGACTACCGCGTCCAGTTCAAGCAGGAGCAGGGCTTCGACTGGTCGGTGGCCCACGAGATCCTCAGCCTGATCCCCGAGGGCAGGTGGACGGGCTACTACTATCTCGGTGAGGCGATCGGGACGTCGGCTCAAGCTGTGGCCAACCACGTCTCCAAGTGCACCTTGTGTGCCCATCCGTACCGGGTCCTCACCTGGGACGGCCGCATCGCTGAAGGGTTTGCCTGGACTGACCCTGATGACACCCGTGACCCTCAAACTGTCCTGGAATCCGAAGGCTTGGTCTTCACCGACGGCTGCGCCGACCCGGACGCCAAGCTCGCCGCCGAAGACCTCACCGCGCTCATAGAGGAAGTGGCATGA
- a CDS encoding SsgA family sporulation/cell division regulator, whose translation MTQPVTPAVTQDITLHCLDERGDVAFVASFGYGPGDPYAVWLTFHIPGGDVSWAVARSLIVRGLTEPVGDGDIRLRPAIDDEGHAVVVFDFHSPSGRLLTQARTAELHTFLGQTRAVVPFGQESARLDLDGLVDALLVPSEAE comes from the coding sequence ATGACGCAGCCCGTCACCCCAGCAGTGACACAGGACATCACCCTGCACTGCCTCGACGAGCGCGGCGACGTCGCGTTCGTCGCGTCGTTCGGCTACGGCCCCGGCGACCCGTACGCCGTGTGGCTGACCTTCCACATCCCCGGTGGCGACGTGAGCTGGGCGGTGGCCCGCTCGCTGATCGTCCGGGGCCTCACCGAGCCGGTGGGCGACGGCGACATCCGGCTGCGGCCCGCGATCGACGACGAGGGGCACGCCGTGGTCGTGTTCGACTTCCACTCCCCCAGCGGCAGGCTGCTCACGCAGGCCCGCACCGCCGAGCTGCACACGTTCCTGGGCCAGACCCGCGCGGTCGTGCCGTTCGGACAGGAGAGCGCCAGGCTGGATCTCGACGGCCTGGTCGACGCCCTGCTCGTGCCCTCAGAGGCCGAGTAG
- a CDS encoding aminotransferase class IV, with protein MRAWIDGDLLSDPTGPAVPVVDHGFTVGDGVFEAIKVVDGLPFALERHLARLQRSAAGLGLPEVDLDAVRRGVRATVEGQDLPLGRVRITVTGGPAPLGSGRGDHPPTIVVVAAPMDPAAPTTTVATVPWPRNERGATAGLKTTSYAENVIALAEAKRRGATEAVFANLQGHLCEGTGSNVFYVVDGELRTPTLASGCLAGVTRALILEWYGGREVDEPLEVVAAASEIFLASTTRDVQGVSRWDGVELEAPGPVTRDALATWRRREPELLGL; from the coding sequence ATGCGCGCTTGGATCGACGGAGACTTGCTGTCCGACCCGACGGGACCGGCCGTGCCGGTCGTGGACCACGGGTTCACGGTGGGGGACGGGGTGTTCGAGGCGATCAAGGTCGTCGACGGGCTGCCCTTCGCCCTCGAGCGGCACCTGGCGCGCCTCCAGCGCTCCGCGGCCGGGCTGGGGCTGCCGGAGGTCGACCTGGACGCCGTACGGCGTGGGGTGCGGGCCACGGTGGAGGGGCAGGACCTGCCACTGGGCCGGGTCCGGATCACGGTGACGGGCGGGCCGGCGCCACTGGGGTCGGGGCGCGGCGACCATCCGCCCACCATCGTCGTGGTCGCGGCGCCCATGGACCCCGCTGCGCCGACGACGACGGTGGCGACGGTGCCCTGGCCGCGCAACGAGCGGGGCGCGACCGCGGGCCTCAAGACCACGTCGTACGCGGAGAACGTCATCGCGCTGGCCGAGGCCAAGCGCCGCGGTGCGACGGAGGCGGTGTTCGCCAACCTCCAGGGCCACCTGTGCGAGGGCACGGGGTCCAACGTCTTCTACGTCGTCGACGGCGAGCTGCGGACGCCGACGCTGGCCAGCGGGTGCCTGGCCGGGGTGACGCGGGCGCTCATCCTCGAGTGGTACGGCGGTCGGGAGGTCGACGAGCCGCTGGAGGTCGTGGCGGCCGCGAGCGAGATCTTCCTGGCGTCGACCACGCGTGACGTCCAGGGCGTGAGCCGGTGGGACGGGGTCGAGCTCGAGGCGCCCGGTCCGGTGACGCGCGACGCGCTGGCCACCTGGCGCCGGCGGGAGCCGGAGCTACTCGGCCTCTGA
- a CDS encoding winged helix-turn-helix transcriptional regulator, translating into MSTYQRSCLIRGDGGKAIRGILDRIGDKWTLLVVATLEGERMRFTALQQRIPGISQRMLTRTLRNLERDGLVSRTVFAEVPPRVEYELTDAGRTLIDPAVRLAEWAVAHNPQIETSQQEYDGRQA; encoded by the coding sequence ATGTCGACGTACCAGAGGTCCTGCCTCATTCGGGGTGACGGAGGCAAGGCGATCCGCGGGATCCTTGACCGGATCGGCGACAAGTGGACGCTCCTGGTCGTTGCCACGCTCGAGGGCGAGCGGATGCGGTTCACCGCGTTGCAGCAACGCATTCCGGGCATTAGCCAGCGGATGCTCACCCGCACCCTGCGCAACCTCGAGCGCGACGGACTCGTGAGTCGGACCGTCTTCGCCGAGGTGCCCCCGCGGGTGGAGTACGAGCTGACTGACGCCGGACGCACCCTCATCGACCCGGCCGTCCGCCTCGCGGAGTGGGCGGTTGCCCACAATCCCCAGATCGAGACGAGCCAGCAGGAGTACGACGGCCGGCAGGCCTGA
- a CDS encoding DoxX family protein, with the protein MEIAYWIVAGLLSLMYVYSGGIKLAQSQEKLAPMMAWAGTTVPMVGVRAIGLVELLGAAGLIVPPATDIAPILALAAAVGLLVLQLLASGFHLSRRETNDIWLNAVLAVAAAVTVWLAAALWT; encoded by the coding sequence ATGGAGATCGCGTACTGGATCGTGGCGGGCCTACTGTCCCTCATGTACGTCTACTCGGGTGGGATCAAGCTGGCACAGAGCCAGGAAAAGCTTGCGCCGATGATGGCCTGGGCCGGCACCACGGTGCCGATGGTCGGCGTCCGCGCCATCGGCCTGGTCGAGCTGCTCGGTGCCGCGGGACTGATCGTGCCGCCGGCCACCGACATCGCCCCGATCCTCGCCCTCGCCGCTGCCGTCGGCCTGCTCGTACTGCAGCTGCTCGCCAGCGGGTTCCACCTCTCCCGCCGGGAGACCAACGACATCTGGCTCAACGCGGTCCTCGCCGTCGCCGCGGCCGTGACCGTCTGGCTGGCCGCCGCCCTCTGGACCTGA
- a CDS encoding PLDc N-terminal domain-containing protein, whose protein sequence is MAKKKWSDLTRRQRRIIVAASLVEVVLTTAASRDLASRPADQVRGPKPLWALSFAVQPFGPIAYLLAGRVRRT, encoded by the coding sequence GTGGCGAAGAAGAAGTGGTCCGACCTCACCCGGCGCCAGCGACGCATCATCGTCGCGGCCAGCCTCGTCGAGGTGGTCCTGACCACCGCGGCATCACGCGACCTGGCGTCCCGTCCTGCCGACCAGGTCCGGGGACCCAAGCCCCTGTGGGCGCTGTCCTTTGCGGTGCAGCCCTTCGGCCCGATCGCCTACCTGCTGGCAGGTCGGGTCCGCCGCACCTGA
- a CDS encoding pyridoxamine 5'-phosphate oxidase family protein, whose protein sequence is MMTAQSVHDPVEDLTLEECWELLELEEFGRLAYRLVDEVHIVPINYLVDNRSLLFRTASGNKLLAAALQSDVAFEIDWHDLEGAWSVVARGVLRRLEEDEQGRADDLAGRPWVSTPKYDVVELIPVAVTGKRFRLDLGDVTRP, encoded by the coding sequence ATGATGACCGCACAGTCCGTCCACGATCCGGTCGAGGACCTGACGCTCGAGGAGTGCTGGGAGCTGCTCGAGCTCGAGGAGTTCGGCCGCCTGGCCTACCGCCTGGTCGACGAGGTCCACATCGTCCCGATCAACTACCTCGTCGACAACCGCAGCCTGCTCTTCCGCACGGCGTCGGGCAACAAGCTGCTGGCCGCTGCGCTGCAGAGCGACGTCGCCTTCGAGATCGACTGGCACGACCTCGAGGGCGCCTGGTCCGTCGTGGCCCGCGGGGTCCTGCGCCGGCTCGAGGAGGACGAGCAGGGCCGTGCCGACGACCTGGCCGGCCGGCCGTGGGTCTCCACGCCCAAGTACGACGTCGTCGAGCTGATCCCCGTGGCCGTCACCGGCAAGCGCTTCCGACTCGACCTCGGGGACGTCACCCGCCCCTGA
- a CDS encoding helix-turn-helix domain-containing protein produces MPLSLPRETGGPVRLAIVTDEDVVYRGLSSVVVEMGAPTQLLGRTVDLTADPGVDVVLYDVARLSSGSADELEWLVKESHAAVVAIARDLRPDLASHALEKGVDGVISMSAGAEEIIRAIEAAAAGDLAGDNSPEAADYTGNPSRLGVAEGLSPREVEVMGLITQGLGNDDIARRLYLSINSVKTYIRSAYRKTGVTSRSQAIAWAVQHGFALDDVRDAPAQGTDES; encoded by the coding sequence ATGCCGCTTTCACTGCCACGAGAGACCGGCGGGCCGGTGCGTCTCGCGATCGTCACCGACGAGGACGTTGTCTACCGGGGCCTGTCCTCCGTGGTGGTGGAGATGGGCGCGCCGACCCAGCTGCTCGGCCGCACCGTGGATCTCACCGCCGACCCCGGCGTCGACGTCGTGCTGTACGACGTCGCCCGCCTCAGCAGCGGCAGCGCCGACGAGCTCGAGTGGCTGGTCAAGGAGTCCCACGCCGCCGTGGTGGCGATCGCCCGGGACCTGCGCCCGGACCTGGCCAGCCACGCCCTCGAGAAGGGCGTCGACGGGGTCATCTCGATGTCGGCCGGCGCCGAGGAGATCATCCGGGCGATCGAGGCGGCCGCGGCCGGCGACCTCGCCGGCGACAACTCCCCCGAGGCCGCCGACTACACCGGCAACCCGAGCCGGCTCGGAGTCGCCGAGGGCCTCTCGCCGCGCGAGGTCGAGGTGATGGGGCTGATCACCCAGGGCCTCGGCAACGACGACATCGCCCGACGGCTCTACCTGAGCATCAACTCGGTGAAGACCTACATCCGCTCGGCCTACCGCAAGACCGGCGTCACCAGCCGTAGCCAGGCCATCGCGTGGGCGGTGCAGCACGGCTTCGCGCTCGACGATGTGCGCGATGCCCCCGCGCAGGGCACCGACGAGTCGTAG
- a CDS encoding potassium channel family protein: MVDVTGDQAGSAFRGRIALPEVVRSPWWELGRRLLAALGILAGTVLLVYLDRKGYVDGNDPNNEISLIDAIYYTTVTLSTTGYGDIAPVTDGARLVNAFIITPARIAFLVLLIGTTLEVLASQGREMFRVSRWRKNMGHHVVVVGYGTKGRSAVDTLVNNGQNREAIVIVDPSPTALADAHADGLAVVSGDATRREVLRRAGVGEADQIIITTNRDDSNVLSALTVRQLNPDAWIVAAVKEQENAPLMRQSGANSVITSSDAVGRLLGLSSLSPTLGSVMEDLLTYGEGLEVAERDLLVSEVGKQPQQLPDQVISVVRDEKVYRYFDPVVTQLARGDRLIVVRPAKELPWAPRPGTHHEETASD, encoded by the coding sequence GTGGTGGACGTGACGGGGGACCAGGCTGGCAGCGCCTTCCGTGGACGCATCGCACTGCCCGAGGTCGTCCGCTCCCCCTGGTGGGAGCTCGGCCGCCGGCTGCTCGCCGCGCTCGGGATCCTCGCCGGCACCGTGCTGCTCGTCTACCTCGACCGCAAGGGCTACGTCGACGGCAACGACCCGAACAACGAGATCAGCCTCATCGATGCGATCTACTACACGACCGTCACGCTCAGCACCACCGGGTACGGCGACATCGCCCCCGTCACCGACGGCGCTCGACTCGTCAACGCGTTCATCATCACCCCCGCCCGCATCGCCTTCCTGGTCCTGTTGATCGGCACCACCCTCGAGGTGCTGGCGTCGCAGGGCCGGGAGATGTTCCGGGTCTCTCGCTGGAGGAAGAACATGGGTCACCACGTCGTCGTCGTCGGCTACGGCACGAAGGGCAGGAGCGCCGTGGACACCCTGGTCAACAACGGCCAGAACCGCGAGGCGATCGTGATCGTCGATCCGAGCCCGACCGCGCTCGCCGACGCGCACGCCGACGGACTGGCGGTCGTCTCCGGCGACGCCACGCGTCGTGAGGTGCTGCGCCGCGCCGGAGTGGGGGAGGCCGACCAGATCATCATCACCACCAACCGCGACGACTCCAACGTCCTCTCCGCGCTGACCGTCCGTCAGCTCAACCCCGATGCCTGGATCGTCGCGGCGGTCAAGGAGCAGGAGAACGCCCCCCTGATGCGCCAGTCCGGCGCCAACTCCGTCATCACCTCCTCCGACGCCGTCGGCCGGCTGCTCGGACTCTCGTCGCTGTCGCCGACGCTGGGCTCGGTCATGGAGGACCTGCTCACCTACGGCGAGGGCCTCGAGGTGGCCGAGCGCGACCTGCTGGTCAGCGAGGTCGGCAAGCAGCCTCAACAGCTGCCGGACCAGGTGATCTCGGTCGTGCGTGACGAGAAGGTCTACCGCTACTTCGACCCGGTCGTCACCCAGCTGGCCCGCGGCGACCGGCTGATCGTCGTACGCCCGGCCAAGGAGCTGCCCTGGGCGCCGCGCCCCGGCACCCACCACGAGGAGACGGCCTCCGACTGA
- a CDS encoding YihY/virulence factor BrkB family protein: protein MAADTQDTASPGRARTVARHGGETLWRLVVTTVSACLRYRVTGLAAEAAFFAVLSVPPLIFALAGAIGYVSDRFTTAQVEDVRQAVVDLSSSFLTDSAVNQIVVRTMEELETGRFDVVSLGFVLALWSGSRALNVFIDTITIMHGLGGHRGIIKTRALSFVLYILALITGAVSIPLVVAGPKLVREALPDSAQFVMGFYWPVVVAVCVCFLATLYHLSVPVRTNWSFNLPGATFSLVAWIVGSYVLRWVLTVTAADSTSIYGPLAAPIAVLLWLYILALAVLIGAAVNAAFDTVFPQKGTAHARLELVNRLRNRMTKDRS, encoded by the coding sequence ATGGCGGCGGACACCCAGGACACCGCCTCACCGGGCCGGGCCAGGACCGTCGCGCGCCACGGCGGCGAGACCCTCTGGCGCCTCGTGGTCACCACCGTGAGCGCCTGCCTGCGCTACCGCGTGACCGGCCTGGCCGCCGAGGCGGCGTTCTTCGCGGTGCTGTCGGTGCCCCCGCTGATCTTCGCGCTCGCCGGTGCCATCGGCTACGTCTCGGACCGCTTCACCACCGCCCAGGTCGAGGACGTCCGCCAGGCCGTGGTCGACCTGTCGTCGTCGTTCCTCACCGACAGCGCCGTCAACCAGATCGTCGTCCGCACCATGGAGGAGCTCGAGACCGGCCGCTTCGACGTGGTCTCGCTCGGCTTCGTGCTCGCCCTCTGGTCGGGCTCGCGCGCGCTCAACGTCTTCATCGACACCATCACGATCATGCACGGGCTCGGTGGGCACCGCGGGATCATCAAGACCCGGGCGTTGTCCTTCGTGCTCTACATCCTCGCCCTGATCACCGGCGCGGTCTCGATCCCTCTGGTGGTGGCCGGACCCAAGCTGGTCAGAGAGGCCCTGCCCGACAGCGCGCAGTTCGTGATGGGCTTCTACTGGCCGGTCGTCGTGGCGGTCTGCGTCTGCTTCCTCGCCACGCTCTACCACCTGTCGGTGCCGGTGCGGACCAACTGGAGCTTCAACCTCCCGGGCGCGACGTTCTCGCTGGTCGCGTGGATCGTGGGCTCCTACGTCCTGCGCTGGGTGCTCACCGTGACCGCTGCCGACTCCACGTCGATCTACGGGCCGCTCGCGGCGCCCATCGCGGTGCTCCTGTGGCTCTACATCCTGGCGCTGGCCGTGCTCATCGGCGCGGCCGTCAACGCCGCGTTCGACACCGTGTTTCCGCAGAAGGGCACCGCCCACGCGCGCCTCGAGCTGGTGAACCGACTGCGCAACCGCATGACGAAGGACCGGTCCTGA